The Cydia amplana chromosome 9, ilCydAmpl1.1, whole genome shotgun sequence genome includes a region encoding these proteins:
- the LOC134650652 gene encoding UDP-N-acetylglucosamine transferase subunit ALG14 homolog, which translates to MEVMYLGLAIPAAVAIFIVSRALYLIIQILSSSCHLEKHASLRTILCIGSGGHTTEMLRLSKKLDLHKYRDRLYIIADNDTSSEIRVHKSIEKGTNYTISKIPRSRNVRQSYITSVFSTLYATLHTVPVVYTFKPDVIFCNGPGTCIPICIVAFILRCIFLLDCRIVFVESICRVRTLSLSGKILQYFADVMVVQWPSLRDVCPRAKYFGRLT; encoded by the coding sequence ATGGAAGTTATGTATCTGGGATTGGCTATACCAGCAGCAGTGGCCATATTCATCGTTTCAAGAGCTCTTTATTTGATTATACAAATACTCTCTTCAAGTTGTCACTTAGAAAAACATGCATCTTTACGTACTATTCTGTGCATTGGATCTGGTGGACATACAACAGAAATGCTTCGGCTCTCAAAAAAGCTAGATTTACATAAATATCGAGATCGCTTGTACATAATTGCTGACAACGACACCAGTAGTGAAATAAGAGTACATAAATCAATTGAGAAAGGCACAAACTACACTATTAGTAAAATACCCAGAAGTAGGAATGTGAGGCAGTCCTATATTACGTCTGTATTCAGTACTCTGTATGCTACATTACATACAGTTCCAGTTGTGTATACATTCAAACCAGATGTTATTTTTTGTAATGGCCCCGGTACATGTATACCTATTTGTATAGTTGCTTTCATATTAcgctgtatatttttattagactGTAGGATAGTGTTTGTGGAAAGCATTTGTAGAGTAAGAACCTTGTCACTGTCAGGCaagattttacaatattttgcgGATGTAATGGTTGTTCAATGGCCTTCGTTACGAGATGTGTGTCCTAGAGCTAAATATTTTGGAAGGCTGACATGA